One segment of Burkholderia multivorans ATCC BAA-247 DNA contains the following:
- a CDS encoding UvrD-helicase domain-containing protein, whose translation MPDLLANLNPEQYAAVTLPNEPALILAGAGSGKTRVLITRIAWLIQQGYASPATVLAVTFTNKAAREMMARLSAMMPIDTRGMWIGTFHGLCNRMLRAHYRDAGLPQTFQILDTADQLSAIKRLMKTLNVDDEKYPPKNVQYFINNAKEQGLRPDKVDASDNFNRKFVELYQAYDQQCQREGVVDFPELLLRCYELLAYNAPLRAHYQARFRHILVDEFQDTNKLQYAWLKMLAGGQNAIFAVGDDDQSIYAFRGANVGNMRDFEDEFRVRNLIKLEQNYRSHGNILDAANQLISNNAHRLGKNLRTDAGHGEPVRVYEASTDAQEAGWIVEEIRSLINTGLSRSEIAVLYRSNAQSRAIEHTLMTSGIPYRVYGGLRFFERQEVKHALAYLRLIDNPNDDTAFARVVNFPTRGIGARSIEQLADAARLYGCSMAAAIPYVTGKAGTSLGAFANLIAKMRAETQQMSLPETVEYVVRASGLSDFYQGEREGQDRLENLQELVNAATAFVSEEGYGLDTPARSIPLRAGAIAAPEIGAARDDASVDVLAPASLDDPAQNPDTMTPLAGFLSHASLEAGDNQAQAGQDAVQLMTVHAAKGLEFSAVFITGLEEGLFPHENSVLESDGLEEERRLMYVAITRAKERLYLSFAQSRMLHGQTRYNVRSRFFDELPQHVLKWLTPKVEAGARWGGRSDNAGWGRDWFARPGAGREQYVDAAVSAPLPAFADQQRAADVGFRVGQQVFHTKFGEGTVTALEGSGADAKAQVKFKRHGEKWLALAVAKLQAVE comes from the coding sequence ATGCCCGATCTGCTCGCCAATCTGAACCCCGAACAATACGCCGCCGTCACGCTGCCGAACGAACCGGCGCTGATCCTCGCGGGGGCGGGCAGCGGCAAGACCCGCGTGCTGATCACGCGCATCGCGTGGCTGATCCAGCAGGGCTACGCGTCGCCGGCCACCGTGCTCGCCGTCACGTTCACGAACAAGGCCGCGCGCGAGATGATGGCGCGGCTCTCCGCGATGATGCCGATCGACACGCGCGGCATGTGGATCGGCACGTTCCACGGCCTCTGCAACCGGATGCTGCGCGCGCATTACCGCGACGCCGGCCTGCCGCAGACGTTCCAGATCCTCGATACGGCCGATCAGCTGTCGGCGATCAAGCGGCTGATGAAGACGCTGAACGTCGACGACGAAAAATATCCGCCGAAGAACGTCCAGTACTTCATCAACAACGCGAAAGAGCAGGGGCTGCGCCCGGACAAGGTCGACGCGTCCGACAACTTCAACCGCAAGTTCGTCGAGCTCTATCAGGCCTACGACCAGCAGTGCCAGCGCGAGGGCGTCGTCGACTTTCCGGAACTGCTGCTGCGCTGCTACGAGCTGCTCGCGTACAACGCGCCGCTGCGCGCGCACTATCAGGCGCGCTTCCGGCACATCCTCGTCGACGAGTTCCAGGACACCAACAAGCTGCAGTACGCGTGGCTGAAGATGCTCGCGGGCGGACAGAACGCGATCTTCGCGGTCGGCGACGACGATCAGTCGATCTACGCGTTCCGCGGCGCGAACGTCGGCAACATGCGCGACTTCGAGGACGAATTCCGCGTACGCAACCTGATCAAGCTCGAGCAGAACTACCGGTCGCACGGCAACATCCTCGATGCGGCGAACCAGCTGATCTCGAACAACGCACACCGTCTCGGCAAGAACCTGCGCACCGACGCGGGCCACGGCGAACCGGTGCGCGTGTACGAGGCGAGCACCGATGCGCAGGAAGCCGGCTGGATCGTCGAGGAGATCCGTTCGTTGATCAACACGGGGCTGTCGCGCAGCGAGATCGCGGTGCTCTATCGCAGCAACGCGCAGTCGCGTGCGATCGAGCACACGCTGATGACGTCGGGCATCCCGTATCGCGTGTATGGCGGCCTGCGCTTTTTCGAGCGTCAGGAAGTCAAGCATGCGCTCGCGTATCTGCGCCTGATCGACAATCCGAACGACGACACCGCGTTTGCACGCGTCGTGAACTTCCCGACGCGCGGGATCGGCGCGCGCTCGATCGAGCAGCTGGCCGACGCCGCGCGTCTGTACGGCTGCTCGATGGCTGCCGCGATTCCCTACGTGACGGGCAAGGCCGGCACGAGCCTCGGCGCGTTCGCGAACCTGATCGCGAAGATGCGGGCGGAAACGCAGCAGATGAGCCTGCCCGAGACCGTCGAATACGTCGTGCGCGCGAGCGGCCTCTCCGATTTCTATCAGGGCGAGCGCGAAGGGCAGGACCGTCTCGAGAACTTGCAGGAACTCGTGAACGCGGCGACCGCGTTCGTCAGCGAGGAAGGCTACGGGCTCGACACGCCCGCGCGCTCGATTCCGCTGCGCGCCGGCGCGATCGCGGCGCCCGAGATCGGCGCGGCCCGCGACGATGCGTCGGTCGACGTGCTCGCGCCCGCCTCGCTCGACGATCCCGCGCAGAACCCCGACACGATGACGCCGCTCGCCGGCTTTCTGTCGCACGCGTCGCTCGAAGCCGGCGACAACCAGGCACAGGCTGGCCAGGACGCCGTGCAACTGATGACCGTGCACGCGGCGAAGGGGCTCGAATTCTCGGCGGTGTTCATCACCGGGCTCGAGGAAGGGCTGTTCCCGCACGAGAACAGCGTGCTCGAATCGGACGGTCTCGAGGAAGAGCGCCGGCTGATGTACGTCGCGATCACGCGCGCGAAGGAGCGGCTCTATCTGTCGTTCGCGCAGAGCCGGATGCTGCACGGCCAGACGCGCTATAACGTGCGCTCGCGCTTTTTCGACGAACTGCCGCAGCACGTGCTGAAGTGGCTGACGCCGAAGGTCGAGGCCGGTGCGCGCTGGGGCGGTCGCTCGGACAACGCGGGCTGGGGCCGAGACTGGTTCGCGCGGCCCGGCGCCGGGCGCGAGCAGTACGTCGACGCGGCGGTGTCCGCGCCGCTGCCCGCGTTCGCCGACCAGCAGCGGGCGGCCGACGTCGGCTTCCGCGTCGGCCAGCAGGTGTTCCATACGAAATTCGGCGAAGGGACGGTAACCGCGCTCGAAGGCAGCGGCGCCGACGCAAAGGCGCAGGTGAAGTTCAAGCGGCACGGCGAGAAATGGCTCGCGCTCGCGGTCGCGAAGCTGCAGGCGGTGGAATGA
- a CDS encoding 5'-methylthioadenosine/adenosylhomocysteine nucleosidase has product MTSVDIATGAATRPLGILAALPEELGDLIAAMRAEGPMKTVTLGRRDYHVGTVHGAACVVTLARVGKVAAAATVSALIHVFGVSGVVFTGVAGGVSRAVRVGDVVVADTLLQHDLDASPLFPRYEVPLLGITRFATDAELTARLKVACTLFVAEEGAQFAERFGLAGATLHGGLIISGDRFVSSEREVAALRDALPDALAVEMEGAAIAQVCAEHDVPFALVRAISDTADDHATQSFSHFLSAIASSYSSGILKRFLTLHATTAA; this is encoded by the coding sequence ATGACGAGCGTCGACATCGCAACCGGCGCCGCGACGCGCCCGCTCGGCATTCTCGCCGCACTGCCCGAGGAGCTCGGCGACCTGATCGCCGCGATGCGCGCGGAAGGCCCGATGAAGACCGTCACGCTCGGCCGCCGCGACTATCACGTCGGCACCGTGCACGGCGCGGCCTGCGTCGTCACGCTCGCGCGCGTCGGCAAGGTCGCGGCCGCCGCGACGGTCAGTGCGCTGATCCACGTGTTCGGCGTGTCGGGCGTCGTGTTCACCGGCGTGGCGGGCGGCGTGTCGCGCGCGGTGCGCGTCGGCGACGTCGTCGTCGCCGATACGCTGTTGCAGCACGATCTCGACGCGTCGCCGCTGTTCCCGCGCTACGAAGTGCCGCTGCTCGGCATCACGCGCTTCGCGACCGACGCGGAGCTGACCGCGCGCCTGAAAGTCGCATGCACGTTGTTCGTCGCCGAAGAGGGCGCGCAGTTCGCCGAGCGCTTCGGGCTCGCGGGCGCGACGCTGCACGGCGGCCTCATCATCAGCGGCGACCGCTTCGTGTCGAGCGAGCGCGAGGTTGCTGCGCTGCGCGACGCGCTGCCGGACGCGCTCGCGGTCGAGATGGAGGGCGCGGCGATCGCGCAGGTGTGCGCCGAGCACGACGTGCCGTTCGCGCTCGTGCGCGCGATCTCCGATACGGCCGACGATCATGCGACGCAGTCGTTCTCGCACTTCCTGTCCGCGATCGCGAGCAGCTATTCGTCGGGCATCCTCAAGCGTTTCCTGACGCTGCACGCGACGACGGCGGCCTGA
- a CDS encoding MFS transporter, producing the protein METSLDTGTAGAAAAAQTSAPPAPRTVYPVLGAISFSHMLNDMIQSLILAIYPMLKSQFALSFAQIGLITLTYQITASLLQPLVGLYTDKRPKPYSLPVGMGFTLSGLLLMSVAPNFPMLLVAAALVGCGSSVFHPESSRVARMASGGRHGLAQSLFQVGGNAGSALGPLLAALVIIPHGQHSIAWFSAAALVAMVVLTQIGHWYKKHPSMKKKAAAAGHPTLSRGRVLGAIGVLVLLVFSKYFYLASINSYFTFYLIDKFHLSVQAAQIHLFVFLAAVAAGTLIGGPVGDRIGRKYVIWVSILGVAPFTLLLPYANLFWTGVLSVIIGVVLASAFAAILVYATELMPGKVGMVAGLFFGFAFGLGGVGAAVLGQLADATSIPFVYKVCSFLPLIGVLTVFLPNLEGSRRKKA; encoded by the coding sequence ATGGAAACCAGCCTCGACACGGGCACGGCCGGCGCAGCCGCCGCGGCCCAGACGTCTGCTCCGCCTGCGCCGCGCACCGTCTATCCGGTGCTCGGCGCGATCAGCTTCTCGCACATGCTCAACGACATGATCCAGTCGTTGATCCTCGCGATCTATCCGATGCTCAAGAGCCAGTTCGCGCTGTCGTTCGCGCAGATCGGGCTGATCACGCTCACCTACCAGATCACCGCGTCGCTGCTGCAGCCGCTCGTCGGCCTCTACACGGACAAGCGCCCGAAGCCGTACTCGCTGCCGGTCGGGATGGGCTTCACGCTGTCGGGCCTGCTGCTGATGTCGGTCGCGCCGAATTTCCCGATGCTGCTCGTCGCGGCCGCGCTCGTCGGCTGCGGCTCGTCGGTGTTCCATCCGGAATCGTCGCGGGTCGCGCGCATGGCGTCGGGCGGCCGGCACGGCCTCGCGCAGTCGCTGTTCCAGGTCGGCGGCAATGCGGGCTCGGCGCTCGGGCCGCTGCTCGCCGCGCTCGTGATCATTCCGCACGGCCAGCACAGCATCGCGTGGTTCTCGGCCGCCGCGCTCGTCGCGATGGTCGTGCTCACGCAGATCGGCCACTGGTACAAGAAGCATCCGTCGATGAAGAAGAAGGCGGCCGCCGCCGGCCATCCGACGCTGTCGCGCGGCCGCGTGCTCGGCGCGATCGGCGTGCTCGTGCTGCTCGTGTTCTCGAAGTATTTCTATCTGGCGAGCATCAACAGCTACTTCACGTTCTATCTGATCGACAAGTTCCATCTGTCGGTGCAGGCCGCGCAGATCCACCTGTTCGTGTTCCTCGCGGCCGTCGCGGCCGGCACGCTGATCGGCGGGCCGGTCGGCGACCGGATCGGCCGCAAGTACGTGATCTGGGTCTCGATTCTCGGCGTCGCGCCGTTCACGCTGCTGCTGCCGTACGCGAACCTGTTCTGGACCGGCGTGCTGAGCGTGATCATCGGCGTCGTGCTCGCGTCGGCGTTCGCGGCGATTCTGGTCTATGCGACCGAGCTGATGCCGGGCAAGGTGGGGATGGTCGCGGGCCTGTTTTTCGGCTTCGCGTTCGGTCTCGGCGGCGTGGGCGCGGCCGTGCTCGGTCAGCTCGCCGATGCGACCAGCATCCCGTTCGTCTACAAGGTGTGCTCGTTCCTGCCGCTGATCGGCGTGCTGACGGTATTCCTGCCGAATCTGGAAGGCAGCCGCCGCAAGAAGGCCTGA
- a CDS encoding methyl-accepting chemotaxis protein: MKAASLHPQPGAAAAAASGSETAASRRPARRGRAARTERRPWTVKATLRAAFAVLLIGTVAIGVFSLWQISRLNASIASVYEQGHVASRAAEEVRAEVLRASRAQKMLLTATTAKERDELGAEVDAGLASIGRALGTLQREADPADADDSARLRAFSSAVGTWSGHLRDFVALVRAQPLDLSQMNWQVGTQDVSLLVETGKLEKQAGDLVKTRGAKSKATLDASATIFSSSFAMIAAMTAALFVLAIAIAERVVRRLAAQLGGEPAYAKAIAADIARGDLTRPIALGRHDRDSMLRALADMQRGLAATVGEIAVSADAIASASGEISTGNLDLSQRTAQQAAALERTAASMEQLTSTVRQNAENARQASMLAANASAVAEAGGEVVGRVVATMSDIDDSAKSIRDIIGTIEGIAFQTNILALNAAVEAARAGEQGRGFAVVAGEVRSLAQRAATAAKEIRALIGASVERVANGAALAHDAGRTMDDVVRAVKRVTDIIGEIAAASDEQSAGIDEIGRAVTQMDAGTQQNAALVEQAAAAARALDEQAQSLKALVGRFRLAAD, translated from the coding sequence ATGAAAGCAGCATCATTGCATCCGCAGCCGGGCGCGGCGGCCGCCGCCGCATCCGGATCCGAGACCGCCGCCTCGCGCCGGCCCGCCCGTCGCGGCCGCGCCGCGCGCACCGAGCGGCGGCCGTGGACCGTGAAGGCGACGCTGCGCGCCGCGTTCGCGGTTCTGCTGATCGGCACGGTCGCGATCGGCGTGTTTTCGCTCTGGCAGATCAGCCGGCTGAATGCGTCGATCGCGTCGGTCTACGAGCAGGGGCACGTCGCGAGCCGCGCGGCCGAGGAGGTGCGCGCGGAGGTGCTGCGTGCGAGCCGCGCGCAGAAGATGCTGCTGACCGCGACCACCGCGAAGGAGCGCGACGAGCTCGGTGCCGAAGTCGATGCGGGGCTCGCGTCGATCGGCCGCGCGCTCGGTACGCTGCAGCGCGAGGCGGACCCGGCCGACGCCGACGACAGCGCACGGCTGCGCGCATTCTCGTCCGCCGTCGGCACCTGGAGCGGCCATCTGCGCGACTTCGTCGCGCTGGTGCGCGCGCAGCCGCTCGACCTGTCGCAGATGAACTGGCAGGTCGGCACGCAGGACGTGTCGCTGCTCGTCGAGACCGGCAAGCTCGAGAAACAGGCCGGCGATCTCGTGAAGACGCGCGGCGCGAAGTCGAAGGCGACGCTCGATGCGTCGGCGACGATCTTCTCGTCGTCGTTCGCGATGATCGCCGCGATGACGGCTGCGCTGTTCGTCCTCGCGATCGCGATCGCGGAGCGCGTCGTGCGCCGCCTCGCCGCGCAGCTCGGCGGCGAGCCCGCGTATGCGAAGGCAATCGCCGCCGACATCGCGCGCGGCGATCTCACGCGGCCGATCGCACTCGGCCGGCACGACCGCGACAGCATGCTGCGCGCGCTCGCCGACATGCAGCGGGGGCTGGCCGCGACCGTCGGCGAAATCGCGGTCAGTGCGGACGCGATCGCGTCGGCATCCGGCGAGATCTCGACCGGCAACCTCGATCTGTCGCAGCGCACCGCACAGCAGGCGGCCGCGCTCGAGCGCACCGCGGCGAGCATGGAGCAGCTGACCTCGACGGTGCGGCAGAACGCGGAGAACGCGCGGCAGGCAAGCATGCTGGCCGCGAATGCGTCGGCCGTCGCGGAAGCGGGCGGCGAGGTGGTCGGGCGCGTCGTCGCGACGATGAGCGACATCGACGACAGCGCGAAGAGCATCCGCGACATCATCGGCACGATCGAGGGCATCGCGTTCCAGACCAACATCCTCGCGCTGAACGCGGCCGTCGAGGCCGCACGCGCGGGCGAGCAGGGGCGCGGTTTCGCGGTGGTCGCCGGCGAGGTGCGTTCGCTCGCGCAGCGCGCGGCGACCGCGGCGAAGGAGATCCGCGCGCTGATCGGCGCGTCGGTCGAGCGCGTCGCGAACGGTGCGGCGCTCGCACACGACGCGGGCCGCACGATGGACGACGTCGTGCGCGCGGTCAAGCGCGTGACCGACATCATCGGCGAGATCGCGGCGGCATCGGACGAGCAGAGCGCGGGCATCGACGAGATCGGCCGCGCGGTCACGCAGATGGATGCCGGCACGCAGCAGAACGCGGCGCTCGTCGAGCAGGCGGCGGCCGCGGCGCGCGCGCTGGACGAGCAGGCGCAGTCGCTGAAGGCGCTCGTCGGACGTTTCCGGCTCGCGGCCGATTGA
- a CDS encoding HlyD family secretion protein yields MMLRKLFGFVATAVILLVAILIGRSLWVHYMEDPWTRDGRVRAEIVNVAPDVSGAIVELPVHDNQLVKKGDLIMQIDPSHYQIAVEQAQAAVAARRAELQMRRDDAARRADLDALVVSKENRENAAHSASSAEAQYQQALAALDAAKLNLERTRVVAPVDGYITNLQTFKGNYAVAGQAKLAIVDSHSFWVYGYFEETKLPRVKVGAPAEMRLMSGGVMKGHVESISRGIYDRDNPQSRDLVADVNPTFNWVRLAQRVPVRIKIDEVPDGVLLSAGTTCTVIIDPDRKKQSS; encoded by the coding sequence ATGATGCTCAGAAAACTCTTCGGCTTCGTCGCGACGGCCGTCATCCTTCTCGTCGCGATCCTGATCGGGCGCTCGCTGTGGGTGCACTACATGGAAGATCCATGGACGCGCGACGGGCGCGTGCGCGCGGAAATCGTCAACGTCGCGCCGGACGTGTCGGGCGCGATCGTCGAGCTGCCCGTGCATGACAACCAGCTCGTCAAGAAGGGCGACCTGATCATGCAGATCGACCCGTCGCACTATCAGATCGCGGTCGAACAGGCGCAGGCGGCCGTCGCCGCCCGCCGGGCGGAACTGCAGATGCGCCGCGACGACGCGGCCCGCCGCGCCGATCTCGACGCGCTCGTCGTGTCGAAGGAAAACCGCGAGAACGCCGCGCACAGCGCGTCGAGCGCCGAGGCGCAGTACCAGCAGGCACTCGCCGCGCTCGACGCCGCGAAGCTGAATCTCGAACGCACGCGCGTCGTCGCGCCGGTCGACGGCTACATCACGAACCTGCAGACCTTCAAGGGCAACTACGCGGTCGCCGGTCAGGCGAAGCTCGCGATCGTCGACAGCCATTCGTTCTGGGTCTACGGCTACTTCGAGGAAACCAAGCTGCCGCGCGTGAAGGTCGGCGCGCCGGCCGAGATGCGGCTGATGAGCGGCGGCGTGATGAAAGGCCACGTCGAGAGCATCTCGCGCGGCATCTACGATCGCGACAATCCGCAAAGCCGCGACCTCGTCGCCGACGTGAATCCGACCTTCAACTGGGTGCGCCTCGCGCAGCGCGTGCCGGTGCGCATCAAGATCGACGAGGTGCCGGACGGCGTACTGCTGTCGGCCGGCACGACCTGCACGGTCATCATCGATCCCGATCGCAAGAAGCAGTCGTCGTAA
- a CDS encoding DUF1656 domain-containing protein, translating into MIPREIAILDAYMPTVVLMFVVGALATWAVDRLLAYTGLYRVVWHPSLFRACLLVCICGGLSLAVYR; encoded by the coding sequence ATGATCCCGCGCGAAATCGCGATTCTCGATGCGTACATGCCCACGGTCGTGCTGATGTTCGTCGTCGGCGCGCTCGCGACCTGGGCCGTCGACCGCCTGCTCGCCTATACGGGCCTCTACCGTGTCGTCTGGCACCCGTCGCTGTTCCGGGCCTGCCTGCTCGTCTGCATATGCGGCGGACTCAGTCTCGCCGTTTACCGTTGA
- a CDS encoding FUSC family protein, whose protein sequence is MSASSPASPHAGSALSARFAAFGDWARTDGVAWLYLAKALLAAFISLAVSMRLDLPAPKTAMTTVFIVMQPQSGAVLAKSFYRVAGTIFGLIATLTFVGLFPQQPQLFLLAVALWVALCTAGAARNRNFRSYGFLLAGYTAALIGLPASQHPDGAFMSAMTRVAEIVVGIVSAGVVSALVFPQYTGEQMRTTVRKRFGSFVDYVAAALSGQLERAHIESVHTRFVADVVGFEAARSMAVFENPDTRMRSGRLARLNSEFMSASSRFHALHQLMNRLRAAGAQAAIDALEPYFREIAPLLTRNGEPVRTSADAAHAAEQLLAWRDALPRRIRATRAELETQPDFPLLDFDTAAELLYRFITDLREYAATYASLSSATHERERWIERYEPRTNLTAAVIAGIRTAAVILVLGWFWIETAWPSGVTLTLTAAATCALASSTPRPTAMAAQMGMGTALAVCTGMITMFGIYPRIDGFALLCVGLAPMLAIGIFLTLKPKLAGYGMGYLIFFSFLAGPDNITHYDPTGFMNDALALVLSMLVSAIAFAVLFPPTAPWLKKRLLADLRHQVVAACHARLAGLRTRFESGARDLMYQAHTLSADQPTVQRDALRWMFAVLETGNAAIDLRAELATLPADPHYAPTMPWRRAIETMRNALSALFAKPDAARFDAALGAANDAIEATRPLLDTLHASREERHRLQRILSHLHFVRSALLDPESPLAPLNRNRPARPQPGASS, encoded by the coding sequence ATGTCAGCCTCCTCCCCCGCCTCCCCGCACGCCGGCAGCGCGCTGTCGGCCCGCTTCGCCGCATTCGGCGACTGGGCCCGCACCGACGGCGTCGCGTGGCTCTATCTCGCAAAGGCGCTGCTCGCGGCCTTCATCTCGCTCGCCGTGTCGATGCGGCTGGACCTGCCGGCGCCGAAGACCGCGATGACGACGGTATTCATCGTGATGCAGCCGCAAAGCGGCGCCGTGCTCGCGAAAAGCTTCTATCGCGTCGCGGGCACGATCTTCGGGCTCATCGCGACGCTCACCTTCGTCGGGCTGTTTCCGCAGCAGCCGCAGCTGTTCCTGCTCGCGGTCGCGCTGTGGGTCGCGCTCTGCACGGCTGGCGCCGCGCGCAACCGCAACTTCCGCAGCTACGGCTTCCTGCTGGCCGGCTACACGGCCGCGCTGATCGGCCTGCCCGCGTCGCAGCACCCGGACGGCGCGTTCATGAGCGCGATGACGCGCGTAGCCGAAATCGTCGTCGGCATCGTGTCGGCCGGCGTCGTCAGCGCGCTCGTGTTCCCGCAGTACACGGGCGAGCAGATGCGCACGACGGTGCGCAAGCGCTTCGGCAGCTTCGTCGACTACGTCGCGGCCGCGCTGTCCGGACAGCTCGAACGCGCGCACATCGAAAGCGTGCACACGCGCTTCGTCGCCGACGTGGTCGGCTTCGAGGCCGCGCGCAGCATGGCCGTGTTCGAGAACCCGGACACGCGGATGCGCAGCGGCCGTCTCGCGCGGCTCAACAGCGAATTCATGAGCGCATCGAGCCGCTTCCATGCGCTGCATCAGCTGATGAACCGGCTGCGCGCGGCCGGCGCGCAGGCCGCGATCGACGCGCTCGAGCCGTATTTCCGCGAGATCGCGCCGCTGCTCACGCGCAACGGCGAGCCGGTGCGCACGTCGGCCGACGCCGCCCACGCGGCCGAGCAGCTGCTCGCGTGGCGCGACGCGCTGCCGCGCCGCATCCGCGCGACGCGTGCCGAACTCGAAACGCAGCCCGACTTTCCGCTGCTCGACTTCGACACGGCCGCCGAGCTGCTATACCGCTTCATCACCGACCTGCGCGAATATGCGGCGACCTACGCGTCGCTGTCGAGCGCGACGCACGAGCGCGAGCGCTGGATCGAGCGCTACGAGCCGCGCACGAACCTGACCGCAGCCGTCATCGCGGGCATCCGCACGGCGGCCGTGATCCTCGTGCTCGGCTGGTTCTGGATCGAAACCGCATGGCCGAGCGGCGTCACGCTGACGCTCACGGCGGCCGCGACCTGTGCGCTCGCGTCGTCGACGCCACGCCCGACCGCGATGGCCGCGCAGATGGGGATGGGCACCGCACTCGCGGTATGCACCGGCATGATCACGATGTTCGGCATCTATCCGCGCATCGACGGCTTCGCGCTGCTCTGCGTCGGGCTCGCGCCGATGCTCGCGATCGGCATCTTCCTGACGCTGAAGCCGAAGCTCGCGGGCTACGGGATGGGCTATCTGATCTTCTTCAGTTTCCTCGCCGGCCCCGACAACATCACGCACTACGATCCGACCGGCTTCATGAACGACGCGCTCGCGCTCGTGCTGTCGATGCTCGTGTCGGCGATCGCGTTCGCGGTGCTGTTCCCGCCGACCGCGCCGTGGCTCAAGAAGCGGCTGCTCGCCGATCTGCGTCATCAGGTCGTCGCCGCCTGCCACGCACGGCTTGCCGGGCTGCGCACGCGCTTCGAGAGCGGCGCGCGCGATCTGATGTATCAGGCGCACACGCTGTCGGCGGACCAACCGACCGTGCAGCGCGACGCGCTGCGCTGGATGTTCGCGGTGCTCGAAACGGGCAACGCGGCGATCGACCTGCGTGCGGAACTCGCGACGCTGCCGGCCGATCCGCACTACGCGCCGACGATGCCGTGGCGACGTGCGATCGAGACGATGCGCAACGCGCTGTCGGCGCTGTTCGCGAAGCCGGATGCCGCGCGCTTCGACGCGGCGCTCGGCGCAGCCAACGACGCGATCGAAGCGACGCGCCCGCTGCTCGACACGCTGCATGCGTCGCGCGAAGAACGGCACCGCCTGCAGCGCATCCTGAGTCATCTACATTTCGTGCGCAGCGCGCTGCTCGATCCGGAGTCGCCGCTTGCGCCGCTCAACCGCAACCGCCCCGCACGCCCCCAACCAGGAGCCTCGTCATGA